The genomic stretch TGTTTTGAAAGGAACCGAAAAGGAATTCAATCATACCGTTTTATATGGAATAGAAACAGATGAAAAATCAATTATGGAAATTGCCAAACGTTTTCCGATGATGGCAAATTATCAGGTAGTTATTATTAAAGAAGCACAACATCTGAAGAAAATTGAAGAAAATCTTTCGGGGTATATTCAAAACCCTTTAAAATCAACCATTCTTGTAATATGTTATAAATACAATACACTTGATAAACGAAAAACATTTGCAAAAACAGTAGATAAAGCCGGCATTCTTTTCGAATCGAATAAAATTGGCGATTGGGATATATCAAAATGGACAGTCGAATATTTAAAGTCACAGAATTACACGATAACAAATCAGGCAAATACATTATTAACAGAACATTTGGGAAACGACTTAGCAAAAATTGCAGGAGAAATCAACAAACTCAAATTAAATATTCCCGAAAATACGCAGATTACAGAGGACCATATTGATGAATTTATAGGAATAAGCAAGGATTATAATGTTTTTGAACTTCAAAAAGCTATCGCAACAAAAAACGATTTGAAAGCAAACCGTATTGTAAACCATTTCAATGCTAACCAAAAGGAAAATCCGTTCGCCGTTATTATGTATAATTTATATTTGTTTTTTTCAAGAATATTGATTTATCATGATATTAAAGATTCAAAAATAACAAATAACGAAATGGCTTCAATATTGAAAGTACGTCCATATTTTGTGAGAGATTATGAAGCTGCTGCAAAAGCTTTTTCACGTCAGAAACTTTTTAAAATTATTTCCATGTTGCGTGAATATGATATTCGCTCAAAAGGTGTTGATAACGCAACCATAAGCAGCAGCGAATTGTTGAAAGAAATGGTTTTTAGAATTATGCATTGAAAAGAATATTGATTTTTCTAGTGAAAGATATAAAAGAAATATTGAATGATTTTACTCCGATATCCCTGAAAGAGATGGATAGAGTGCAATTAACAGATAGAGCGGATATAAAATATATTTTTTGTGTTGAGCAATTACCTGTTTTTTTGGAGAAAATCAAATCTGATTATCGCGTGCTTGAAGTAAATAATGTACGTCTTAACACTTATGAAACCTTGTATTATGATACTGATGACTGGGATATGTATATGAATCATCAGCGAGGAAAAGCCAATAGATATAAAGTGCGTCTAAGGAGGTATGTGGATTCTGATTTGATTTTTTTTGAAATAAAATTCAAGAATAATAAAAATCGCACTATAAAAGAACGTATTATACAAAAAGAAGGCGAAACACTTATTACGGATAAAGCTGAAAGGTTTCTTCATTTAAAAACAAAATACTCTGCGAAAGAACTTTATCCGAAATTGTGGGCAAATTATTTCCGGATTACACTTGTAAATAAAACTGCTAATGAACGATTGACAATTGATACAAATGTTAATTTTAAAAATGATATAAAACAAAAATTTATTCCTGAAATCGCAATAGCTGAACTCAAGCAGGAAAAGCGAACACATACAGCGTTTCTGGAAGTGATGAGAAAACATAGAATAAAAGAAACAACCGTCAGCAAATATTGTTTTGGTGTCATATTTTTGTATGATAATATAAGAATGAATAATTTTAAACCGAATTTGTTAAACTTAAATAAAATCTGCCATGAAAAAGCTTAAAATATTTTTACCGCTATTTATTTTTTTAATTTTCAACGTATCTGGTTATGTTGCATTTTCAATTAATACTTCACGTGCTGACAGCACTTCCGGCACTATCCTTACTCAACAAACCGATGAAAATGTTGTAAAAGAAAAGAAAAAAGACAAGAACAAGGATAAGAACTATGTGAGAGAAGATGTTCAGATTAACGAAGCTTTTTTTATCAGTTTACTGATAGATTTGCTCACAGTTATAATAATAGTTGTATTCATATATTATCCGAATTACAGAAAACAAGAAGTATTCTTTACATATTTTCTTTTTAATATTGCCATATTTCTGCTTACATTTTTATTGAACAAAATTAAAATTTCAATTGGAGCGGCATTCGGATTATTTGCTGTGTTTTCCATGTTGCGTTATCGTACTGAAGGAATATCGATGAAAGACATGACTTATCTTTTCATTGTTATTGCAATTGGACTTGTGAGTGCAATTCAACTCGAATATTTTGAACTTGGAATTATTAACGCTGTATTTGTTGTTTCTGTTTTTACTTTGGATGGAAACATATTAATAAAAAGAGAATATTCTAAAATCATTCAATACGAAAACATTGAAATGATAAAACCCCAAAATCACCCGGAGTTGATTACAGATTTAAAAGTGCGTACAGGACTTGATATTCATCGTATTTCTATTGGTCGCATTGATTTTCTCCGCGATATGGCTATTATTGATGTTTATTATTATAGTAAAAAGAGAAATATATATGGCAACCCTAAAGTTGAAGTTGATTATTACGATAAGACGGTTGAATAATGATTTTTTTATTTAAACGTTTTCCACGCTTTAATAAGCTGCTTATTTTCCCTATCTGTTCCAACAGTTATTCT from Bacteroidales bacterium encodes the following:
- the holA gene encoding DNA polymerase III subunit delta, which translates into the protein MQSFDKIMQDLKNKVYHPVYFLSGEEPFFIDQITDYISDNVLKGTEKEFNHTVLYGIETDEKSIMEIAKRFPMMANYQVVIIKEAQHLKKIEENLSGYIQNPLKSTILVICYKYNTLDKRKTFAKTVDKAGILFESNKIGDWDISKWTVEYLKSQNYTITNQANTLLTEHLGNDLAKIAGEINKLKLNIPENTQITEDHIDEFIGISKDYNVFELQKAIATKNDLKANRIVNHFNANQKENPFAVIMYNLYLFFSRILIYHDIKDSKITNNEMASILKVRPYFVRDYEAAAKAFSRQKLFKIISMLREYDIRSKGVDNATISSSELLKEMVFRIMH
- a CDS encoding polyphosphate polymerase domain-containing protein — translated: MKDIKEILNDFTPISLKEMDRVQLTDRADIKYIFCVEQLPVFLEKIKSDYRVLEVNNVRLNTYETLYYDTDDWDMYMNHQRGKANRYKVRLRRYVDSDLIFFEIKFKNNKNRTIKERIIQKEGETLITDKAERFLHLKTKYSAKELYPKLWANYFRITLVNKTANERLTIDTNVNFKNDIKQKFIPEIAIAELKQEKRTHTAFLEVMRKHRIKETTVSKYCFGVIFLYDNIRMNNFKPNLLNLNKICHEKA
- a CDS encoding DUF4956 domain-containing protein produces the protein MKKLKIFLPLFIFLIFNVSGYVAFSINTSRADSTSGTILTQQTDENVVKEKKKDKNKDKNYVREDVQINEAFFISLLIDLLTVIIIVVFIYYPNYRKQEVFFTYFLFNIAIFLLTFLLNKIKISIGAAFGLFAVFSMLRYRTEGISMKDMTYLFIVIAIGLVSAIQLEYFELGIINAVFVVSVFTLDGNILIKREYSKIIQYENIEMIKPQNHPELITDLKVRTGLDIHRISIGRIDFLRDMAIIDVYYYSKKRNIYGNPKVEVDYYDKTVE